CGCCAGCGCGTCCTCATCGGCGTCGAAGCGCGGGTGGTGCGGTGGGTACACAATGCCCCTCTCAGTGTTGCGGACGCCGAGCCCGAACATGCAGGTCGGTACCCGCTCGGCGATGAAGGCCATGTCCTCCCCGGCCATCAACGGCGCCCGGTCGAGGACGTTCTCTGCACCCAGCACTTCGGCAGCCGCTGAACGCACGATCTCGGTCACGGCCGGATCGTTGTACATGGGCGGGTACCCGCGGAGATACGTCGTTTTCGCTTCGGCTCGCATGGCGCTTGCCACGCCCGAGGCGATCTCCGCAATCCGCCGCTCGATGTGGTCCCGCACCGCAGCGGTGTACGTGCGCACCGTCCCTTCGAGCACAGCCGTCTGCGGGATGACATTGTTGGCAGAGCCGCTGTGGATGGCGCCGAAGGTCACGACGGCCGACTCCAGCGGGCTGACCTCGCGGCTCACGATCGTCTGCAGCGCGATGAGGATGTGCGCGGCAACGACGACGGTGTCGACCGCGTTATGGGGGGCGGCCGCATGGCCGCCGCGGCCGGTCACCTCGATCTTCACGGTATCGGCCGCGGCCGTCGCCGGCCCGGGAGACACGGCGATCTGGCCCGGCTCGCAGTCGACGCCGACGTGGAGAGCGATCGCCGCGTCGACCGGCGGATCGTCCAGGACGCCGTCGTGAATCATGGCAATGGCGCCGCCCGGACCCTCCTCAGCCGGCTGGAACATCAGCTTGACCGTGCCGTCGAACTCGTCGCGCAGGCCGTTGAGTATCTCCGCCACACCGAGGAGGATGGTGGTGTGCACGTCGTGCCCGCAGGCGTGCATCACACCGGGGCGCGTCGAGCGGTAGGGGACGTCGTTCTCCTCCTCGATCGGCAGAGCGTCCATATCGGCGCGCAGGAGAACCGTCTTCCCCGGCCGACGGCCGCGGATCAGCCCCACGACACCCGTGCCGCCGGTCGTCGGCCCTGGCTCGACCCCTGCGGCGGCCAGTGCCTCACGCGACATAAAGAGCGAGCGGCCATCAC
This genomic window from Sphaerobacter thermophilus DSM 20745 contains:
- a CDS encoding M20 metallopeptidase family protein, whose translation is MIPIDRIQVTPELDAWLRETRRYLHMNPELSLQETNTARFVAGHLRELGIEHRTGVGGDGRSLFMSREALAAAGVEPGPTTGGTGVVGLIRGRRPGKTVLLRADMDALPIEEENDVPYRSTRPGVMHACGHDVHTTILLGVAEILNGLRDEFDGTVKLMFQPAEEGPGGAIAMIHDGVLDDPPVDAAIALHVGVDCEPGQIAVSPGPATAAADTVKIEVTGRGGHAAAPHNAVDTVVVAAHILIALQTIVSREVSPLESAVVTFGAIHSGSANNVIPQTAVLEGTVRTYTAAVRDHIERRIAEIASGVASAMRAEAKTTYLRGYPPMYNDPAVTEIVRSAAAEVLGAENVLDRAPLMAGEDMAFIAERVPTCMFGLGVRNTERGIVYPPHHPRFDADEDALAVGVKTMVAAALRYLGS